In Salana multivorans, a single genomic region encodes these proteins:
- the iolC gene encoding 5-dehydro-2-deoxygluconokinase produces MRHPVDVLTIGRSGVDLYPLQHRVELREVETFSRSLGGSPTNVAVAAARLGLSSLVVTAVGDDPFGEFVVDALRGYGVDDSGVVVLPGIQTTLTFCAVFPPDDFPLHFVRAEPSPELRLRPEDIDLDAVRTARLLWITGTGLSVEPSRGAHLACLDARAGGLTVLDLDHRPSFWPDRASATDQFRRVLPRVDVAVGNEDECAVATGEDDPDAAALALLDLGVSLAIVKRGPRGLLARTARERIELPAYPCDVVNGLGAGDAFGGALCRGLLDDWPLERTLRHAGAAGSIVASRLACAPAMPTPAEVDLVVEAGRVPAGL; encoded by the coding sequence ATGCGCCACCCAGTCGACGTCCTGACCATCGGTCGCTCCGGGGTCGACCTCTACCCGCTCCAGCACCGCGTAGAGCTGCGCGAGGTCGAGACGTTCAGCCGGTCCCTCGGCGGCAGCCCGACCAACGTCGCCGTGGCCGCCGCCCGCCTCGGCCTCTCCTCCCTCGTCGTCACCGCCGTCGGCGACGACCCGTTCGGCGAGTTCGTCGTCGACGCCCTGCGCGGGTACGGGGTCGACGACTCGGGCGTCGTCGTCCTTCCCGGCATCCAGACGACGCTGACCTTCTGCGCCGTCTTCCCGCCCGACGACTTCCCGCTCCACTTCGTCCGCGCCGAGCCGTCGCCGGAGCTGCGCCTGCGCCCGGAGGACATCGACCTCGACGCCGTGCGGACGGCGCGGCTGCTGTGGATCACCGGGACGGGGCTGTCCGTCGAGCCGAGCCGCGGCGCCCATCTCGCCTGCCTCGACGCCAGGGCCGGCGGGCTCACCGTGCTCGACCTCGACCACCGGCCGAGCTTCTGGCCGGACCGCGCGTCGGCGACCGACCAGTTCCGCCGCGTCCTGCCGCGGGTCGACGTCGCCGTCGGCAACGAGGACGAGTGCGCCGTGGCCACCGGCGAGGACGACCCGGACGCCGCTGCGCTGGCCCTGCTCGACCTCGGGGTCTCGCTCGCGATCGTCAAGCGCGGCCCGCGCGGCCTCCTGGCGCGCACGGCGCGGGAGCGGATCGAGCTGCCCGCCTACCCGTGCGACGTCGTCAACGGCCTCGGGGCCGGCGACGCGTTCGGCGGTGCGCTGTGCCGTGGCCTGCTGGACGACTGGCCGCTGGAGCGCACCCTGCGTCACGCCGGAGCGGCCGGCTCGATCGTCGCCTCCCGCCTCGCCTGCGCCCCGGCCATGCCGACGCCGGCCGAGGTGGACCTCGTCGTGGAGGCCGGGCGCGTCCCGGCCGGGCTGTGA
- a CDS encoding Cgl0159 family (beta/alpha)8-fold protein, producing the protein MTPSTSARLRLTDPSALRRRLQQRDPFVGLRGEEQLLLVALDHPARGSLDAGGRPMAMADRADLLDRAAEALSRPGVHGVVGTADTLEELALRGLLDGRLVIGSMNRGGLHGSTFEVDDRFTAYSPAGVVEAGLDGGKMLLRMDLADPATARTVEACAGAVEQLARAGRTALVEPFIVARDDTGRLRTALDVASVVRSVTIASGLGSTSAHTWLKLPALPDMEPVMAATTLPALLLGGEIGADLDGALAVWGRALRVPGVQGLVVGRALLYPPGDDVAGAVDAARSLLVGPGTTS; encoded by the coding sequence GTGACCCCCTCGACCTCGGCCCGGCTCCGGCTGACCGACCCGTCGGCGCTGCGCCGCCGGCTCCAGCAGCGCGACCCGTTCGTCGGGCTGCGCGGTGAGGAGCAGCTCCTGCTCGTCGCCCTCGACCACCCGGCGCGCGGCAGCCTCGACGCCGGCGGGCGGCCGATGGCCATGGCCGACCGGGCCGACCTGCTCGACCGCGCCGCCGAGGCGCTGAGCCGGCCCGGCGTCCACGGCGTCGTCGGAACGGCCGACACCCTGGAGGAGCTGGCCCTGCGCGGGCTCCTGGACGGCCGGCTCGTCATCGGGTCGATGAACCGCGGCGGCCTGCACGGCTCGACCTTCGAGGTCGACGACCGGTTCACGGCGTACAGCCCGGCCGGGGTCGTCGAGGCCGGCCTGGACGGCGGCAAGATGCTCCTGCGGATGGACCTCGCCGACCCCGCGACCGCGCGGACCGTCGAGGCCTGCGCCGGCGCCGTCGAGCAGCTCGCGCGCGCCGGTCGGACCGCGCTCGTCGAGCCCTTCATCGTCGCTCGCGACGACACGGGCCGGCTGCGCACCGCGCTCGACGTCGCGAGCGTCGTCCGGTCCGTCACGATCGCCTCCGGCCTCGGCTCGACGTCGGCGCACACCTGGCTCAAGCTGCCGGCGCTCCCGGACATGGAGCCGGTCATGGCCGCCACGACGCTGCCCGCCCTGCTCCTCGGCGGCGAGATCGGCGCCGACCTGGACGGCGCGCTCGCGGTGTGGGGTCGGGCGCTGCGCGTCCCGGGCGTCCAGGGCCTCGTCGTCGGCCGCGCGCTCCTGTACCCACCGGGCGACGACGTCGCGGGCGCCGTCGACGCCGCCCGGTCCCTGCTGGTCGGACCCGGGACGACGTCGTGA
- the iolD gene encoding 3D-(3,5/4)-trihydroxycyclohexane-1,2-dione acylhydrolase (decyclizing), translating to MTSTIRLTVGQALVRFLAHQWTERDGERRRLVGGMLGILGHGNVAGLGQALLQAHVEAVEAGYDGAEPGPEELPYLMARNEQNMVHTAVAYARATDRLSVMACTASIGPGSTNMVTGAALATVDRIPVLLLPSDVYATRAPDPVLQQLEHPLGPDVTVNDAFRPVARYFDRVWRPEMLLVSAVQAMRVLTDPAETGAVVLSLPQDVQAEAFDWPVEFFRDRTWHVRRPPAEPAAIARAAELIRGARRPLVVAGGGVVYSGASEALRTLADATGVPVADTQAGKGAIAWDHPSAVGGLGATGTAAANALAARADVVVGIGTRYTDFTTASHTVFADPDVRFVNVNVASFDAAKLSGEMVVADAREGIEALTRELAGWATDLEYRAEVAGRVADWHAVADELRAGTYREPGDSHVYELPPQTAVFGILNDLIGPDDVLVNAAGSMPGDLQCLWRATGPGQYHLEYGFSCMGYEIPAALGVKLARPESEVVAIVGDGTYQMAPQELATIVAEGIKVIIVLLDNGGYASIGALSQSRGSQRFGTRYRMRRAATRALDGPAVPFDIAANAASMGARVVSVGSLAELPAAYADAARHPETTVLHLRTDLYGPNPPGSAWWDVAVAEVSTLASSQRARAEYDAARAAQRPYL from the coding sequence ATGACCTCGACCATCCGACTCACCGTCGGGCAGGCCCTCGTGCGGTTCCTCGCCCACCAGTGGACCGAGCGGGACGGCGAGCGACGCCGGCTCGTCGGCGGCATGCTCGGCATCCTCGGCCACGGCAACGTCGCTGGCCTCGGCCAGGCGCTGCTCCAGGCGCACGTCGAGGCGGTCGAGGCCGGGTACGACGGCGCCGAGCCCGGGCCGGAGGAGCTGCCCTACCTCATGGCGCGCAACGAGCAGAACATGGTCCACACGGCCGTGGCGTACGCCCGGGCGACGGACCGGCTCTCCGTCATGGCCTGCACCGCGTCGATCGGTCCCGGCTCGACCAACATGGTGACGGGCGCCGCGCTCGCGACGGTCGACCGGATCCCCGTGCTCCTGCTCCCGTCCGACGTCTACGCCACCCGCGCCCCCGACCCCGTGCTCCAGCAGCTCGAGCACCCGCTCGGCCCCGACGTCACGGTCAACGACGCCTTCCGGCCCGTCGCGCGCTACTTCGACCGCGTCTGGCGGCCCGAGATGCTGCTCGTCTCGGCGGTGCAGGCGATGCGCGTGCTCACGGACCCGGCCGAGACGGGCGCCGTGGTGCTCTCGCTGCCGCAGGACGTCCAGGCCGAGGCGTTCGACTGGCCCGTCGAGTTCTTCCGCGACCGCACGTGGCACGTGCGCCGTCCACCCGCCGAGCCCGCGGCGATCGCTCGGGCGGCGGAGCTGATCCGGGGCGCGCGCCGTCCGCTCGTCGTCGCCGGCGGCGGGGTCGTCTACTCCGGGGCGTCGGAGGCGCTGCGCACGCTCGCCGACGCCACGGGCGTCCCCGTCGCGGACACGCAGGCCGGCAAGGGAGCGATCGCGTGGGACCACCCGAGCGCGGTCGGGGGCCTCGGCGCGACCGGGACGGCCGCGGCCAACGCGCTCGCCGCGCGCGCGGACGTCGTCGTCGGCATCGGCACCCGCTACACCGACTTCACGACGGCGAGCCACACCGTCTTCGCCGACCCGGACGTCCGGTTCGTCAACGTCAACGTCGCCTCGTTCGACGCCGCGAAGCTGTCCGGCGAGATGGTCGTGGCCGACGCGCGCGAGGGCATCGAGGCGCTGACGCGGGAGCTGGCCGGCTGGGCGACGGACCTTGAGTACCGGGCGGAGGTGGCGGGCCGCGTCGCGGACTGGCACGCGGTGGCCGACGAGCTGCGCGCCGGCACCTACCGCGAGCCGGGCGACTCCCACGTGTACGAGCTGCCGCCGCAGACCGCCGTCTTCGGCATCCTCAACGACCTCATAGGCCCCGACGACGTGCTGGTCAACGCGGCCGGCTCGATGCCGGGCGACCTGCAGTGCCTGTGGCGCGCCACGGGCCCCGGCCAGTACCACCTCGAGTACGGGTTCTCCTGCATGGGGTACGAGATCCCGGCGGCCCTCGGGGTCAAGCTCGCTCGCCCCGAGAGCGAGGTCGTCGCCATCGTCGGCGACGGCACGTACCAGATGGCCCCGCAGGAGCTCGCCACGATCGTGGCCGAGGGGATCAAGGTCATCATCGTCCTGCTCGACAACGGCGGGTACGCCTCGATCGGCGCGCTGTCGCAGTCGCGGGGGTCGCAGCGGTTCGGCACGCGCTACCGCATGCGCCGTGCCGCCACCCGCGCGCTCGACGGGCCAGCCGTCCCGTTCGACATCGCGGCCAACGCCGCGTCGATGGGCGCACGGGTCGTGTCGGTCGGCTCGCTGGCGGAGCTGCCGGCCGCGTACGCCGACGCCGCCCGGCACCCCGAGACCACCGTGCTGCACCTGCGCACCGACCTCTACGGGCCGAACCCGCCCGGGTCGGCGTGGTGGGACGTCGCCGTCGCCGAGGTCTCGACCCTCGCCAGCTCCCAGCGCGCGCGTGCCGAGTACGACGCCGCGCGCGCCGCCCAACGCCCGTACCTGTGA
- a CDS encoding CoA-acylating methylmalonate-semialdehyde dehydrogenase, producing the protein MSVISHWIDGAASPGGGHAQPVHNPATGEVIASLTIGDEADVERAVASAAAAAATWGDLSIARRAATLFRFRELLVAATDELAEVVSREHGKTLADARGEIARGLEVVEFACGVPELLKGDFSEQAATGIDVFSWREPLGVVAGITPFNFPVMVPLWMAPVAIACGNAFILKPSERDPSASLVLARLWREAGLPDGVFTVLQGDRIVVDALLVHPDVAAVSFVGSTPIARHVHATATAAGKRVQALGGAKNHGVVLADADLEDAANHLVAAAYGAAGERCMALSVAVVEESVADELIEILSAKARATRVSVGTDPEADLGPVITAAAKERIEGLITSAEEEGARIVVDGRGHVVEGHEGGFFVGPTLIDGVRPEHTVYREEVFGPVLDVVRVSGLAEAIAVINANPYGNGTAIFTSSGEAARTFRRGVKVGMVGVNVPIPVPVAWHSFGGWKDSLFGESHIYGPEGVRFYTRGKVVTQRWPARTRSTGPQFHFTGDATT; encoded by the coding sequence ATGTCCGTCATCTCGCACTGGATCGACGGCGCCGCCAGCCCCGGCGGCGGCCACGCCCAGCCCGTCCACAACCCCGCGACCGGCGAGGTCATCGCGTCGCTGACGATCGGCGACGAGGCGGACGTCGAGCGCGCCGTCGCCTCGGCTGCCGCCGCCGCGGCCACCTGGGGTGACCTCTCGATCGCCCGCCGCGCCGCGACCCTGTTCCGGTTCCGCGAGCTCCTCGTCGCCGCGACGGACGAGCTCGCGGAGGTCGTCAGCCGGGAGCACGGCAAGACGCTGGCCGATGCCCGCGGCGAGATCGCCCGCGGCCTCGAGGTGGTCGAGTTCGCGTGCGGCGTCCCCGAGCTGCTCAAGGGCGACTTCTCGGAGCAGGCGGCCACCGGGATCGACGTCTTCTCCTGGCGCGAGCCGCTCGGCGTCGTCGCCGGCATCACGCCGTTCAACTTTCCCGTCATGGTCCCGCTGTGGATGGCCCCGGTCGCGATCGCGTGCGGCAACGCGTTCATCCTCAAGCCGTCGGAGCGCGACCCCTCCGCGTCGCTCGTGCTCGCCCGCCTGTGGCGGGAGGCGGGGCTGCCCGACGGCGTCTTCACGGTCCTCCAGGGCGACCGGATCGTCGTGGACGCGCTGCTCGTCCACCCGGACGTCGCCGCGGTGTCGTTCGTCGGGTCGACGCCGATCGCGCGGCACGTGCACGCGACGGCGACGGCGGCCGGCAAGCGCGTCCAGGCGCTCGGCGGGGCGAAGAACCACGGCGTCGTCCTGGCGGACGCCGACCTCGAGGACGCCGCCAACCACCTCGTCGCCGCGGCGTACGGCGCGGCGGGCGAGCGGTGCATGGCGCTGTCCGTCGCCGTCGTCGAGGAGTCGGTGGCCGACGAGCTCATCGAGATCCTCAGCGCCAAGGCCAGGGCGACCCGCGTCTCGGTCGGCACCGATCCCGAGGCGGACCTCGGTCCCGTCATCACGGCGGCCGCGAAGGAGCGGATCGAGGGTCTCATCACCTCGGCCGAGGAGGAGGGCGCGCGCATCGTCGTCGACGGCCGCGGGCACGTCGTCGAGGGTCACGAGGGCGGCTTCTTCGTCGGACCGACGCTCATCGACGGCGTCCGGCCCGAGCACACCGTGTACCGGGAGGAGGTCTTCGGGCCGGTGCTCGACGTCGTGCGGGTCTCCGGGCTCGCCGAGGCGATCGCCGTCATCAATGCCAACCCCTACGGCAACGGGACGGCCATCTTTACCTCCTCCGGCGAGGCCGCCCGGACCTTCCGCCGCGGGGTCAAGGTCGGCATGGTCGGCGTCAACGTCCCGATCCCGGTCCCCGTGGCCTGGCACTCCTTCGGCGGATGGAAGGACTCGCTGTTCGGCGAGTCGCACATCTACGGCCCCGAGGGCGTGCGGTTCTACACCCGGGGCAAGGTCGTGACGCAGCGCTGGCCCGCCCGCACCCGCTCGACCGGACCGCAGTTCCACTTCACCGGCGACGCCACGACGTAG
- the iolG gene encoding inositol 2-dehydrogenase, with the protein MMRLAVIGAGRIGAVHAAAVAAHPAAQLVLVADPDVAAAARIAEPHGARWTGSVEEVFADPTIAAVIVGSPTRFHVEQIVAAVRAGKAVLVEKPVDLDLARVDECLATVGADAHRVMVGFNRRFDPGFAEVKRRVDTGEIGSLEQLTIISRDPQAAPAGYLVGSGGIFRDMTIHDFDMARFLLGDVVEVSAVGQNLDPEIAAIGDFDAAVVTLTGASGAVATIINSRHCATGYDQRLEAFGPLGSLEAGNHTATTVRFNGPGVSAAAGPYLDFFLERYAVAYRAELDHFLAAIGSGAAPSPTLVDGREALALAEAATVSARTGERVRLTPTTHVTTHASTREASS; encoded by the coding sequence ATGATGCGTCTCGCCGTCATCGGCGCCGGCCGGATCGGCGCCGTGCACGCCGCCGCGGTCGCCGCGCACCCCGCGGCCCAGCTCGTGCTCGTCGCCGACCCCGACGTCGCCGCGGCCGCCCGGATCGCCGAACCCCACGGGGCGCGGTGGACGGGCTCGGTCGAGGAGGTCTTCGCCGACCCGACGATCGCCGCCGTCATCGTCGGGTCGCCGACGAGGTTCCACGTGGAACAGATCGTGGCGGCCGTGCGCGCCGGCAAGGCCGTGCTCGTCGAGAAGCCCGTCGACCTCGACCTCGCCCGCGTCGACGAGTGCCTCGCGACCGTCGGAGCGGATGCCCACCGGGTCATGGTCGGCTTCAACCGCCGGTTCGACCCGGGCTTCGCCGAGGTCAAGCGCCGCGTGGACACCGGCGAGATCGGCTCGCTCGAGCAGCTCACGATCATCAGCCGCGATCCGCAGGCGGCGCCCGCCGGCTACCTCGTCGGGTCGGGTGGGATCTTCCGGGACATGACGATCCACGACTTCGACATGGCGCGGTTCCTGCTCGGCGACGTCGTCGAGGTGAGTGCCGTCGGGCAGAACCTCGACCCGGAGATCGCCGCGATCGGGGACTTCGACGCGGCCGTCGTCACGCTGACGGGGGCCAGCGGCGCCGTCGCGACGATCATCAACTCGCGTCACTGCGCGACGGGCTACGACCAGCGGCTCGAAGCGTTCGGCCCGCTCGGCTCGCTCGAGGCCGGCAACCACACGGCCACGACCGTCCGGTTCAACGGTCCCGGCGTGTCGGCGGCCGCCGGTCCGTACCTCGACTTCTTCCTTGAGCGCTACGCGGTCGCCTACCGGGCCGAGCTGGACCACTTCCTCGCGGCCATCGGCAGCGGGGCGGCGCCGTCGCCGACGCTCGTCGACGGTCGCGAGGCGCTCGCGCTCGCCGAGGCCGCCACCGTGTCCGCCCGGACCGGCGAGCGGGTCCGGCTCACCCCGACCACCCACGTGACCACCCACGCGTCCACCCGAGAGGCATCGTCATGA
- a CDS encoding TIM barrel protein, whose product MKIAGAPISWGVCEVPGWGHQLDPERVLTEMTRLGLTATEFGPQGWLPVEPAARAAAIAPFGLAAVGAFVPVVLHDADHDPVPEVERELDSFEAAGGDVLVLAAASGLDGYDARPELTPEQWDRLCANLDRLVAVAAARGIRASLHPHVGTMVETRDDVERVLRGSAVPLTLDTGHLLIGGTDPAALAVTWAERINHVHAKDVRADLAARVRSGELSYTDAVREGIYVPLGRGNVDLPAIVAALAAVGFDGWWVLEQDTILVGEPEGEGPIADVRRSKEYLESLAS is encoded by the coding sequence ATGAAGATCGCAGGAGCCCCCATCAGCTGGGGCGTGTGCGAGGTCCCCGGCTGGGGACACCAGCTCGACCCGGAGCGCGTGCTCACCGAGATGACCCGGCTCGGCCTCACCGCCACCGAGTTCGGTCCGCAGGGCTGGCTCCCGGTCGAGCCGGCCGCGCGGGCGGCGGCGATCGCGCCGTTCGGCCTGGCCGCCGTCGGCGCGTTCGTCCCCGTCGTGCTGCACGACGCCGACCACGACCCGGTGCCGGAGGTCGAGCGCGAGCTGGACTCGTTCGAGGCGGCCGGCGGCGACGTCCTCGTGCTCGCCGCGGCATCGGGGCTCGACGGGTACGACGCGCGGCCCGAGCTGACGCCCGAGCAGTGGGACCGCCTGTGCGCGAACCTCGACCGGCTCGTCGCCGTAGCCGCGGCGCGCGGGATCCGCGCCAGCCTGCACCCGCACGTCGGCACGATGGTGGAGACGCGCGACGACGTCGAGCGCGTCCTGCGTGGCTCGGCCGTCCCGCTCACGCTCGACACCGGTCACCTGCTCATCGGCGGGACCGACCCGGCCGCGCTCGCCGTGACGTGGGCGGAGCGGATCAACCACGTCCACGCCAAGGACGTCCGCGCCGACCTGGCCGCGCGGGTGCGCTCCGGGGAGCTCAGCTACACGGACGCCGTGCGCGAGGGGATCTACGTGCCGCTCGGCCGGGGGAACGTGGACCTGCCCGCGATCGTCGCCGCGCTGGCCGCGGTGGGCTTCGACGGCTGGTGGGTGCTCGAGCAGGACACGATCCTGGTGGGCGAGCCCGAGGGCGAGGGCCCGATCGCGGACGTGCGCCGGTCGAAGGAGTACCTGGAGTCGCTCGCCTCGTGA